A stretch of Bordetella genomosp. 13 DNA encodes these proteins:
- a CDS encoding adenine phosphoribosyltransferase, translated as MQTDYAEVVRRTIRSVPDWPSPGITFRDITPVLQDPRTFRALVDLFVYRYMRQRLDLVAGVDARGFILGSVLAYELNLGFVPVRKKGKLPYRTVAEEYSLEYGNATVEMHTDAVRTGQRVLLVDDLIATGGTMMAAIKLLQRLGANVVEAAAVIDLPALGGSAHIASTGTPLYTVCQFGPDDAD; from the coding sequence ATGCAGACTGATTACGCCGAAGTCGTCCGGCGCACGATACGCAGCGTTCCCGATTGGCCCTCGCCCGGCATCACGTTTCGGGACATCACGCCGGTGCTGCAGGATCCGCGCACCTTCCGCGCGCTGGTCGACCTGTTCGTCTATCGCTACATGCGCCAGCGCCTCGACCTGGTGGCCGGCGTGGACGCACGCGGCTTCATCCTGGGCAGCGTGCTGGCCTACGAACTGAACCTGGGCTTCGTGCCCGTGCGCAAGAAGGGCAAGCTGCCCTATCGCACGGTGGCCGAGGAATACTCGCTCGAATACGGCAATGCCACGGTCGAGATGCATACCGACGCGGTGCGCACCGGCCAGCGCGTGCTGTTGGTCGACGACCTCATCGCCACGGGCGGCACCATGATGGCCGCCATCAAGCTGCTGCAGCGGCTGGGCGCCAATGTGGTCGAGGCGGCCGCGGTCATAGACCTGCCCGCGCTGGGCGGGTCGGCGCATATCGCGTCGACCGGCACGCCGCTCTACACGGTCTGTCAATTCGGGCCCGACGACGCTGACTGA
- a CDS encoding DUF3683 domain-containing protein, whose amino-acid sequence MNAPLASQVLAATPVSAGARLREIPYNYTSFSDREVVGRLLGDDAWQLLTDLRGERRTGRSARMLYEVLGDIWVVRRNPYLQDDLLDNPKRRKLLIEALHHRLREIDKRRAPGSGEGGHDAKVVELLARGRAAVAEFEMQFDQTEQLRRDALRVLGRITARQNIKFDGLSRVSHVTDATDWRVEYPFVVLTPDHEEEIAPLVRACIELNLTIVPRGGGTGYTGGAIPLTWKSAVINTEKFDTLGPVESCILPGLTEPVAVIATGAGVVTKRVSEAAEHAGFVFAVDPTSAEASCVGGNIAMNAGGKKALLWGTALDNLAWWRMVDPDGNWLEVTRLAHNMGKIHDVDVARFELKWFDGAAKPGEKLLRTETLAIEGPRFRKVGLGKDVTDKFLAGLPGVQKEGCDGLITSARWVLHRMPKYTRTVCLEFFGQARDAIPSIVEVKGYLDGEGRARGAILAGLEHLDERYLRAVGYATKSKRGTLPKMLLLGDIVGDDEAAVAAAASEVIRLANTRHGEGFIAVSPEARKKFWADRARTAAISRHTNAFKINEDVVIPLGRMGEYTDHIERINIELSTRNKLRLLDALDAYLAEPLPLGKAEDDDDARITSAEVLAERTRQAVEVIDGARLRWHWLLHNLDLPLAQMLPELPRLGMAHLQGTLAERLARQPQARVFDVVQDRTVRVSWRAEVLGALQGLFPGNAGKPILDELRAIHGRVLKSRVFVALHMHAGDGNVHTNIPVNSDDYDMLREAHQAVERIMQIARDLDGVISGEHGIGLTKYEFLTEEELAPFQAYKRRIDPNGHFNAGKLMPGADLRHAWTPSFNLMGHESLIMQQSDIGAISASVKDCLRCGKCKPVCATHVPRANLLYSPRNKILATSLLVEAFLYEEQTRRGVSLKHWEEFEDVADHCTVCHKCYNPCPVDIDFGDVSMNMRALLRRMGRKSFNPGTSAAMFFLNAKDPATINATRQAMVGVGYKVQRAANELLSGLVRKQTAQPPATVGRAPLREQVVHFVNKKMPGGLPKQTARKLLDIEDANYVPIIRDPKATTAETEAVFYFPGCGSERLFSQVGLATQAMLWHAGVQTVLPPGYLCCGYPQRGNGMTDKAEQIITDNRVLFHRMANTLNYLDIKTVVVSCGTCYDQLAGYEFDKIFPGCRLIDIHEYLLEKGLKLDGVQGVRYMYHDPCHTPMKLQEPMKTVRSLVGDATVKSERCCGESGTLAVTRPDISTQVRFRKEEELRKNTGGLRADGFDGEIKVLTSCPSCLQGLSRYQGDTGADADYIVVEMARHMLGATWMEDYVKRANEGGIERVLV is encoded by the coding sequence ATGAACGCCCCTCTTGCCAGCCAAGTCCTTGCGGCAACCCCCGTGTCCGCCGGCGCGCGCCTGCGCGAAATTCCCTACAACTACACGTCGTTTTCCGACCGCGAAGTGGTCGGCCGGCTGCTGGGCGACGACGCCTGGCAACTGCTGACCGACCTGCGCGGCGAGCGCCGCACCGGCCGATCGGCGCGCATGTTGTACGAAGTGCTGGGCGACATCTGGGTCGTGCGCCGCAATCCGTATCTGCAGGACGACCTGCTGGACAACCCCAAGCGCCGCAAGCTGCTGATCGAGGCCCTGCATCACCGCCTGCGCGAGATCGACAAGCGCCGCGCGCCCGGCTCGGGCGAGGGAGGCCACGATGCCAAGGTCGTCGAACTGCTGGCCCGGGGCCGCGCGGCGGTCGCCGAATTCGAGATGCAGTTCGACCAGACCGAGCAGCTGCGCCGCGACGCGCTGCGCGTGCTGGGCCGCATCACCGCGCGCCAGAACATCAAGTTCGACGGCCTGTCGCGCGTGTCGCACGTCACCGACGCCACCGACTGGCGCGTCGAATATCCCTTCGTGGTGCTGACGCCGGATCACGAGGAAGAGATCGCGCCGCTGGTGCGCGCGTGCATCGAGCTGAACCTCACCATCGTGCCGCGCGGGGGCGGCACCGGCTACACGGGCGGCGCCATTCCGCTGACGTGGAAGTCGGCCGTCATCAACACCGAGAAGTTCGATACGCTGGGTCCGGTGGAGTCCTGTATCCTGCCCGGCCTGACCGAGCCCGTGGCCGTCATCGCCACCGGCGCGGGCGTGGTCACCAAGCGAGTCTCCGAGGCGGCCGAGCATGCCGGCTTCGTCTTCGCGGTCGATCCCACGTCGGCCGAGGCCTCGTGCGTGGGCGGCAACATCGCCATGAACGCGGGCGGCAAGAAGGCCCTGCTGTGGGGCACCGCGCTGGACAACCTGGCGTGGTGGCGCATGGTCGACCCCGACGGCAACTGGCTCGAGGTCACGCGCCTGGCGCACAACATGGGCAAGATCCACGACGTGGACGTGGCGCGCTTCGAACTGAAGTGGTTCGACGGCGCCGCCAAGCCAGGCGAGAAACTGCTGCGCACCGAAACGCTGGCCATCGAAGGCCCGCGCTTTCGCAAGGTGGGCCTGGGCAAGGACGTCACCGACAAGTTCCTGGCGGGCCTGCCCGGCGTGCAGAAGGAAGGCTGCGACGGCCTGATCACGTCCGCGCGCTGGGTGCTGCATCGCATGCCCAAGTACACGCGCACGGTCTGCCTGGAATTCTTCGGCCAGGCCCGGGACGCGATTCCGTCCATTGTCGAAGTGAAGGGATACCTGGATGGCGAAGGGCGCGCGCGCGGCGCCATCCTGGCCGGCCTCGAGCATCTGGACGAGCGCTATCTGCGCGCGGTGGGCTATGCCACCAAGAGCAAGCGCGGCACGCTGCCCAAGATGCTGTTGCTGGGCGACATCGTCGGCGATGACGAGGCGGCCGTCGCCGCCGCCGCCAGCGAGGTCATCCGCCTGGCCAACACGCGCCACGGCGAAGGCTTCATCGCCGTCAGCCCCGAGGCTCGAAAGAAGTTCTGGGCCGACCGCGCCCGCACCGCCGCCATCTCGCGCCACACCAACGCCTTCAAGATCAACGAAGACGTGGTGATACCGCTGGGGCGCATGGGCGAGTACACCGACCATATCGAACGCATCAACATCGAACTGTCCACGCGCAACAAGCTGCGCCTGCTCGATGCGCTGGATGCCTACCTGGCCGAGCCGCTGCCGCTGGGCAAGGCCGAGGACGACGACGACGCCCGCATCACCAGCGCCGAGGTGCTGGCAGAACGCACGCGCCAGGCCGTCGAGGTGATCGATGGCGCGCGTCTGCGCTGGCATTGGCTGCTGCACAACCTCGACCTGCCGCTGGCGCAGATGCTGCCCGAGCTGCCGCGCCTGGGCATGGCGCACCTGCAGGGCACGCTGGCCGAACGGCTGGCGCGCCAGCCGCAGGCGCGCGTGTTCGACGTGGTGCAGGACCGCACCGTGCGCGTGTCCTGGCGCGCCGAGGTGCTGGGCGCGTTGCAGGGGCTGTTCCCCGGCAACGCGGGCAAGCCCATCCTGGACGAGCTGCGCGCCATCCATGGCCGCGTGCTGAAGAGCCGCGTGTTCGTGGCGCTGCACATGCACGCCGGCGACGGCAACGTGCACACCAACATCCCCGTCAATTCCGACGACTACGACATGCTGCGCGAGGCGCACCAGGCCGTCGAGCGCATCATGCAGATCGCGCGCGACCTGGACGGCGTGATCTCGGGAGAGCACGGCATCGGACTGACCAAGTACGAATTCCTTACCGAGGAAGAACTGGCGCCGTTCCAGGCGTACAAGCGCCGCATCGATCCCAACGGCCACTTCAACGCCGGCAAGCTGATGCCGGGCGCCGACCTGCGCCATGCATGGACGCCCAGCTTCAACCTGATGGGACACGAGTCGCTGATCATGCAGCAGAGCGACATCGGCGCCATTTCGGCCTCGGTGAAGGACTGCCTGCGCTGCGGCAAGTGCAAGCCCGTGTGCGCCACGCACGTGCCGCGCGCCAACCTGCTGTACTCGCCGCGCAACAAGATCCTGGCCACCTCGCTGCTGGTCGAGGCCTTCCTCTACGAAGAGCAGACGCGCCGCGGCGTCAGCCTGAAGCATTGGGAAGAGTTCGAGGACGTGGCCGACCACTGCACGGTCTGCCACAAGTGCTACAACCCGTGCCCGGTCGACATCGACTTCGGCGACGTGTCCATGAACATGCGCGCGCTGCTGCGCCGCATGGGCCGCAAGTCCTTCAATCCCGGCACGTCGGCCGCCATGTTCTTTCTGAACGCCAAAGACCCGGCCACCATCAACGCCACCCGCCAGGCCATGGTCGGCGTGGGCTACAAGGTGCAGCGCGCGGCCAACGAGCTGCTCAGCGGCCTGGTGCGCAAGCAGACGGCGCAGCCGCCGGCCACGGTGGGCCGCGCGCCGCTGCGCGAACAGGTGGTGCACTTCGTCAACAAAAAAATGCCGGGCGGCCTGCCCAAGCAGACCGCGCGCAAGCTGCTGGACATCGAGGACGCCAACTACGTGCCCATCATCCGCGATCCCAAGGCCACCACGGCCGAGACGGAAGCGGTGTTCTACTTCCCCGGCTGCGGCTCGGAGCGCCTGTTCTCGCAGGTGGGCCTGGCCACCCAGGCGATGCTGTGGCATGCCGGCGTGCAGACGGTGCTGCCGCCGGGCTACCTGTGCTGCGGCTATCCGCAGCGCGGCAACGGCATGACGGACAAGGCCGAGCAGATCATCACAGACAACCGCGTGCTGTTCCATCGCATGGCCAACACGCTGAACTACCTCGACATCAAGACGGTGGTGGTCAGCTGCGGCACCTGCTACGACCAGCTGGCGGGGTATGAATTCGACAAGATCTTCCCAGGCTGCCGGCTGATCGACATCCACGAGTACCTGCTCGAAAAGGGCCTGAAGCTGGATGGCGTGCAGGGCGTGCGCTACATGTACCACGACCCCTGCCACACCCCGATGAAGCTGCAGGAGCCCATGAAGACGGTGCGTTCCCTGGTGGGCGACGCCACCGTGAAGAGCGAACGCTGCTGCGGCGAGTCGGGCACGCTGGCCGTCACGCGGCCCGACATTTCCACGCAGGTGCGCTTCCGCAAGGAAGAAGAGCTGCGCAAGAACACCGGCGGCCTGCGCGCCGATGGCTTCGACGGCGAGATCAAGGTGCTGACCTCGTGCCCGTCGTGCCTGCAGGGCCTGTCGCGCTACCAGGGCGATACGGGCGCCGACGCGGACTACATCGTGGTCGAGATGGCGCGCCACATGCTGGGCGCCACCTGGATGGAAGACTACGTGAAGCGCGCGAACGAGGGCGGCATCGAGAGGGTGCTGGTGTAG
- a CDS encoding YqaA family protein: MEQTLLSAIQAALGWLALPEVGLSAIFVVSVVSATLLPLGSEPAVFAYVKVSPDMFWPAVMVGTAGNTVGGIISYFMGSGAHRAVERWRAHKARETVADGAGEPPKTAGAGLEGRWGGRWHVRARAWLTRLGPPALLLSWLPVIGDPLCAVAGWLRLSFWPSVAYMALGKLLRYVTLTAGLLWATSGMQL; encoded by the coding sequence ATGGAACAGACCCTCTTGAGCGCGATCCAGGCGGCGCTGGGATGGCTGGCCCTGCCCGAGGTCGGCTTGTCCGCCATCTTCGTCGTCAGCGTGGTGTCGGCCACGCTGCTGCCCCTGGGCTCCGAGCCGGCCGTCTTCGCCTACGTCAAGGTGTCACCCGACATGTTCTGGCCTGCGGTGATGGTCGGCACGGCCGGCAATACCGTCGGCGGCATCATCAGCTATTTCATGGGCAGCGGGGCGCACCGCGCCGTGGAGCGCTGGCGCGCGCACAAAGCGCGCGAGACGGTCGCCGACGGCGCTGGCGAGCCTCCAAAGACCGCGGGCGCAGGGCTGGAAGGCCGCTGGGGCGGACGCTGGCACGTACGCGCTCGCGCATGGCTCACGCGGCTGGGGCCGCCGGCATTGCTGCTGTCGTGGCTGCCAGTAATCGGAGATCCCTTATGCGCGGTGGCCGGATGGCTGCGGCTGTCGTTCTGGCCTTCCGTGGCCTACATGGCCCTGGGCAAGTTGCTGCGCTACGTGACGCTGACGGCCGGCCTGCTGTGGGCGACTTCCGGAATGCAGTTGTAG
- the cydC gene encoding thiol reductant ABC exporter subunit CydC yields MTRPSRDDPMPRRSRLRTLYLHRWRGLLAALVLSVVTVAAGTGLLGVSGWFLTSAALAGAGSVFNLFVPSALVRAFSFIRIGARYAERVVGHSATLRLLADLRGTVFRSLMQLSPRQLARYRGGDLVARLTGDVDALDTVFLFVAAPVATALLAGAVLALVVGWWLPAAGLAVALALLTVCVLVPLLLVRASRRPGAALQESAAGLRSAVLDAVEGHADILAMHASAPAQQRFDQLCGHAARARQGQARIAAAGQWLLQAAAGAAMMAVLWVGLAGLPEGRVSGPLLAGLVLATIGIFEVAGPVMRGVSKLGAAQAAAARIRDIIAAEPDLADPSQPLPLPASGRLRARGVRYAYPEAAPGAWVLDGVDLDVAPGERVAIEGASGSGKSTLLHLLLRLDDPQAGQVTYGGCDVRLCTQQALHERIILLSQDAPVFLGTVRTNLLIGNPDADDAALWNALAAARLDGFVRELPQGLDTWVGETGAGLSAGQARRLCLARAVLSRAAVLLLDEPTAGLDAATEADFLRDLEYAVQGRTVVLATHAALPEGAVDRRLRLHAGRLETASASPRSVEAAPAAASALA; encoded by the coding sequence ATGACGCGGCCATCCCGCGACGATCCGATGCCGCGCCGCTCGCGGCTGCGCACGCTGTACCTGCATCGCTGGCGCGGCTTGCTGGCCGCGCTGGTGCTGTCCGTGGTCACCGTTGCAGCGGGCACCGGCCTGCTGGGCGTGTCGGGCTGGTTCCTTACCAGCGCCGCGCTGGCCGGGGCGGGATCCGTCTTCAATCTGTTCGTGCCTTCCGCGCTGGTACGCGCCTTCTCCTTCATACGCATCGGCGCCCGCTATGCCGAACGGGTGGTGGGTCATTCGGCCACACTGCGCCTGCTGGCGGACCTGCGCGGCACGGTGTTCCGCTCGCTTATGCAACTGTCGCCCCGCCAATTGGCGCGCTATCGCGGCGGCGATCTCGTCGCGCGCCTGACCGGCGACGTAGACGCGCTGGACACGGTATTTCTCTTCGTTGCGGCGCCGGTGGCCACGGCACTGCTGGCGGGCGCGGTGCTGGCGCTGGTCGTCGGGTGGTGGCTGCCCGCGGCGGGCCTGGCCGTGGCGCTGGCGCTGCTCACGGTGTGCGTGCTGGTGCCGCTGCTGCTGGTGCGCGCCTCGCGTCGCCCCGGCGCGGCCCTGCAGGAAAGCGCAGCGGGCTTGCGTTCCGCCGTGCTGGACGCGGTGGAGGGCCATGCGGACATCCTGGCCATGCATGCCTCGGCGCCGGCGCAGCAGCGTTTCGACCAGCTGTGCGGGCATGCCGCGCGGGCCAGGCAAGGGCAGGCGCGCATCGCGGCCGCCGGCCAGTGGCTGCTGCAGGCCGCGGCCGGCGCGGCCATGATGGCCGTGTTGTGGGTGGGCCTGGCTGGCCTGCCCGAAGGCCGCGTCTCGGGTCCGTTGCTGGCGGGGTTGGTGCTGGCCACCATAGGCATTTTCGAAGTGGCCGGCCCGGTGATGCGCGGCGTATCCAAGCTGGGCGCCGCTCAGGCCGCCGCCGCCCGCATCCGCGACATCATCGCCGCCGAGCCCGACCTGGCCGACCCGTCCCAGCCGCTGCCGCTGCCCGCCTCGGGCCGGCTGCGGGCGCGCGGAGTGCGCTACGCGTACCCCGAGGCCGCGCCTGGCGCATGGGTGCTGGACGGCGTCGACCTGGACGTCGCGCCGGGCGAGCGCGTGGCCATCGAAGGCGCGAGCGGGTCGGGCAAGTCCACGCTGCTGCACCTGTTGCTGCGCCTGGACGATCCGCAGGCCGGGCAGGTGACGTACGGCGGCTGTGACGTGCGCCTGTGCACGCAACAGGCGCTGCACGAACGCATCATCCTGTTGTCGCAGGATGCCCCGGTGTTCCTGGGCACGGTGCGCACCAATCTGCTCATCGGCAACCCCGACGCCGACGATGCGGCGCTGTGGAATGCACTGGCGGCGGCGCGCCTGGACGGTTTCGTGCGGGAGCTGCCGCAGGGCCTGGACACGTGGGTGGGCGAGACGGGAGCCGGACTGTCGGCGGGACAGGCGCGGCGGCTATGCCTGGCACGCGCCGTGCTGTCGCGCGCGGCGGTGCTGCTGCTGGACGAGCCTACCGCCGGACTGGATGCGGCCACCGAGGCGGATTTCCTGCGCGACCTGGAGTACGCCGTACAGGGCCGCACCGTGGTGCTGGCCACGCATGCCGCGCTGCCCGAAGGAGCGGTGGATCGGCGCCTGCGGCTGCATGCCGGACGGCTGGAGACGGCGTCCGCGTCGCCGCGCTCGGTGGAGGCGGCTCCCGCCGCCGCGTCCGCATTGGCTTGA
- a CDS encoding type III secretion system chaperone, which translates to MDKRALASQLLANLGATLTVGPLALDEATQSCVLVFDGDLILNIEYDDTQSRLVLSCYLEELPRSGAEPLLRELLAANLYWHRTQGATLGLEEGTGGVILTYGHGVSELDGPGFEAAVENFMNQAERWRRRIADAATSEPGSDLPHPAPSGPPTYA; encoded by the coding sequence ATGGACAAACGCGCCCTCGCCAGCCAACTACTCGCCAATCTTGGGGCCACCCTTACCGTAGGCCCCCTGGCCCTGGACGAGGCCACGCAGAGTTGCGTGCTGGTGTTCGACGGCGACCTGATCCTGAACATCGAGTACGACGATACGCAGAGCCGGCTGGTGCTGTCGTGCTATCTGGAGGAATTGCCGCGCAGCGGCGCCGAGCCGCTGCTGCGCGAGCTGCTGGCGGCCAACCTGTACTGGCACCGCACCCAGGGCGCCACGCTGGGGCTGGAAGAAGGCACCGGCGGCGTCATCCTCACGTATGGCCACGGCGTGTCCGAACTGGACGGTCCGGGTTTCGAGGCCGCGGTCGAGAACTTCATGAACCAGGCCGAACGATGGCGACGGCGCATCGCCGACGCGGCCACCTCCGAGCCCGGCTCAGACCTGCCCCATCCGGCGCCTTCCGGCCCGCCCACCTACGCCTGA
- a CDS encoding SDH family Clp fold serine proteinase — MANLDTHIGLGLDYYCSSLESYFECPLLAYLGPIHPAILGSFIQAIEELVRLRDTGKFEKTRRIVIVLDTPGGIVEAVEKMVDVVRHHFDEVFFIVPRSAMSAGTIFCMSGDKIFMDYTSSLGPIDPQVSLQNGEFVPALGYIDKVQEFIEKSRGNTLTDAELIMLQRLDLATLRRYEQARDLSVSLLKEWLVKYKFKGWDHHATTNPGTPVTNAEKQDRAEQIAKDLSDNRMWHSHGRMIGINRLQNSLRLKIENYSQDDN, encoded by the coding sequence ATGGCTAATCTGGACACCCACATCGGACTAGGGCTTGATTACTACTGCTCCTCGCTGGAATCCTACTTCGAATGCCCGCTGCTGGCGTACCTGGGCCCGATCCATCCGGCTATCCTCGGCAGCTTCATACAAGCCATTGAAGAATTGGTCCGGCTGCGCGACACCGGAAAATTCGAGAAAACCAGACGAATTGTCATTGTCTTAGACACGCCAGGTGGAATCGTGGAAGCCGTGGAAAAGATGGTGGATGTAGTGCGCCATCACTTCGACGAGGTGTTCTTCATCGTTCCCCGCTCTGCGATGTCGGCAGGAACCATATTCTGCATGTCCGGCGACAAGATCTTCATGGACTACACATCGTCGCTGGGCCCGATCGATCCGCAGGTCAGCTTGCAGAACGGAGAGTTCGTCCCTGCCCTGGGCTACATCGACAAGGTGCAGGAGTTCATCGAAAAGTCTAGAGGCAACACTCTCACCGATGCTGAATTGATCATGCTGCAACGACTTGACCTCGCGACACTACGCCGCTACGAGCAAGCCCGCGACCTGTCGGTAAGCCTTTTGAAGGAATGGCTGGTCAAGTACAAGTTCAAGGGCTGGGATCATCACGCCACAACGAATCCTGGCACTCCAGTAACCAATGCCGAAAAGCAGGACCGCGCCGAGCAGATCGCCAAGGATCTCAGTGACAACCGCATGTGGCATTCGCACGGTCGCATGATCGGCATAAACCGGCTGCAAAACAGCCTTAGATTAAAGATTGAAAATTACAGTCAAGATGATAATTGA
- a CDS encoding LysR family transcriptional regulator encodes MDIQLNDIALFVEVAKRKNFSHAAEALGIPTSTLSRRVTELERGIGMRLLNRSTRRIDLTEAGAVYFERCRHIVEEARVAHEQLLDMAAQPKGRLRISMPTSLAQLFLPVVIREFRAQYPDIECDFDLSMRPIDPISNPYDLVLRFGQQPDSSLIARQIVLMSQHLYASPAYLERYGEPRTPSDLSHHECLRPAMTDVMSYWVLHSGEKVERVQVSGRLAANNVGMLGRLAGQGLGITPLLVFEAMEHAILQTGLVRVLPDWALTPLPLFALLPSRMVPAKTRAFLDFIQPRLNEA; translated from the coding sequence ATGGATATCCAGCTCAATGACATTGCGCTCTTCGTCGAAGTCGCCAAGCGCAAGAACTTCAGCCATGCCGCGGAAGCCCTGGGCATTCCCACGTCCACCCTGTCGCGACGGGTCACGGAACTGGAACGCGGCATCGGCATGCGGCTGCTCAATCGCAGCACCCGCCGCATCGACCTGACCGAAGCTGGCGCGGTGTACTTCGAACGATGCCGGCACATCGTCGAGGAAGCCCGCGTGGCGCACGAGCAATTGCTCGACATGGCCGCGCAGCCCAAGGGCCGGCTGCGCATCTCGATGCCGACCAGCCTGGCGCAGCTGTTCCTGCCGGTGGTGATCCGCGAGTTCCGCGCCCAGTACCCCGACATCGAATGCGACTTCGACCTGAGCATGCGGCCCATCGACCCTATCAGCAATCCCTACGACCTGGTGCTGCGCTTCGGCCAGCAGCCGGACTCGAGCCTGATCGCGCGGCAGATCGTGCTGATGAGCCAGCACCTGTACGCGTCGCCGGCTTATCTGGAGCGTTACGGCGAACCGCGCACGCCTTCCGACCTGAGCCACCACGAGTGCCTGCGGCCCGCCATGACGGACGTGATGTCCTACTGGGTGCTGCACTCGGGCGAGAAGGTGGAGCGGGTGCAGGTGTCGGGCCGGCTGGCGGCCAACAACGTCGGCATGCTGGGCAGGCTGGCCGGCCAGGGGCTGGGCATCACCCCGCTGCTGGTGTTCGAGGCCATGGAGCACGCCATCCTGCAGACGGGCCTGGTGCGGGTGCTGCCCGACTGGGCCCTGACGCCGCTGCCGCTGTTCGCGCTGCTGCCGTCGCGCATGGTGCCGGCCAAGACGCGCGCGTTCCTGGACTTCATCCAGCCCCGCTTGAACGAGGCCTGA
- the ilvA gene encoding threonine ammonia-lyase, biosynthetic has protein sequence MSTDYLKRILTSKVYDVAVESPLETATLLSQRISNTVMLKREDTQAVFSFKLRGAYNKMANLPAAALNRGVIAASAGNHAQGVALAASRLGCRAVIVMPTTSPLVKIEAVRRLGGEVVLAGESFTDAYQHAQKLEKTEKLTFVHPFDDPDVIAGQGTVGMEILRQHPGPIDAIFVAIGGGGLIAGVAAYVKQLRPEIKIIGVQTEDSDAMVRSVRAGRRVQLNDVGLFSDGTAVKLVGAETFRLTRKYVDDFVVVNTDAICAAIKDVFQDTRSVLEPAGAMAVAGAKQYAAEHKLKGKTLVAVACGANMNFDRLRFVSERAEVGEMREAVFAVTMPEQRGSFRRFCELVGDRSVTEFNYRISDADRAHVFVGLQVSSPSEPAKIATHFRRNGFDTLDLTHDEMAKTHLRHMVGGRSVLAHNELLYRFEFPERPGALMRFLNAMKPDWNISLFHYRNQGADYGRILIGIQVPPADKKQFKAFVTELGYPHWNETDNPAYKLFL, from the coding sequence ATGTCCACCGACTACCTCAAACGCATCCTGACCTCCAAGGTCTACGACGTCGCCGTCGAATCCCCCCTCGAAACCGCTACCCTGCTGTCGCAGCGAATTTCGAACACGGTGATGCTCAAGCGAGAGGACACGCAGGCGGTATTCAGCTTCAAGCTGCGCGGGGCATACAACAAGATGGCCAACCTGCCCGCGGCGGCGCTCAATCGCGGCGTCATCGCCGCGTCCGCGGGCAATCACGCGCAGGGCGTGGCGCTTGCCGCCAGCCGGCTGGGCTGCCGCGCCGTCATCGTCATGCCCACCACCAGCCCGCTGGTGAAGATCGAGGCGGTGCGCCGCCTGGGCGGCGAGGTGGTGCTGGCAGGCGAGAGCTTCACGGATGCCTACCAGCATGCGCAGAAACTGGAGAAGACCGAGAAGCTCACCTTCGTGCATCCCTTCGACGATCCGGACGTGATCGCGGGCCAGGGCACGGTGGGCATGGAAATCCTGCGCCAGCATCCCGGCCCCATCGACGCGATCTTCGTGGCGATCGGCGGCGGCGGCCTGATCGCCGGCGTGGCCGCCTACGTGAAGCAGCTGCGGCCCGAGATCAAGATCATCGGCGTGCAGACCGAGGACTCCGACGCCATGGTGCGCAGCGTGCGCGCCGGGCGCCGCGTGCAGCTGAACGACGTCGGCCTGTTCTCGGATGGCACGGCGGTCAAGCTGGTGGGCGCCGAGACCTTCCGCCTGACGCGCAAGTACGTGGACGACTTCGTGGTCGTGAACACCGACGCCATTTGCGCCGCCATCAAGGACGTCTTCCAGGACACGCGCAGCGTGCTGGAACCCGCCGGCGCAATGGCGGTGGCCGGCGCGAAGCAGTACGCGGCCGAGCACAAGCTCAAGGGCAAGACCCTGGTTGCCGTGGCCTGCGGCGCCAACATGAATTTCGACCGGCTGCGCTTCGTGTCCGAGCGCGCCGAGGTCGGCGAGATGCGCGAGGCCGTGTTCGCCGTGACCATGCCCGAGCAGCGCGGCAGCTTCCGCCGCTTCTGCGAACTGGTCGGCGACCGCAGCGTCACCGAGTTCAACTACCGCATATCCGATGCCGACCGTGCGCACGTGTTCGTCGGCCTGCAGGTGTCGTCGCCGTCCGAGCCGGCCAAGATCGCCACGCATTTCCGCCGCAACGGCTTCGACACGCTGGACCTGACCCACGACGAGATGGCGAAGACGCACCTGCGCCACATGGTGGGCGGCCGGTCGGTGCTGGCGCACAACGAACTGCTGTACCGCTTCGAATTTCCCGAGCGGCCCGGCGCGCTGATGCGCTTTCTCAACGCCATGAAGCCGGACTGGAACATCAGCCTGTTCCACTACCGCAACCAGGGCGCCGACTACGGCCGCATCCTGATCGGCATTCAGGTGCCGCCCGCCGACAAGAAGCAGTTCAAGGCCTTCGTCACCGAGCTGGGCTATCCCCACTGGAACGAGACCGACAATCCGGCCTACAAGCTGTTCCTGTAG